The Sporosarcina sp. ANT_H38 genome has a window encoding:
- a CDS encoding ABC transporter permease, giving the protein MYKLSPKSIWYVIIRNYMSFRRLFKISIFPNLVDPILFLLAMGIGLGSYIGEINGVSYLIFVTAGLIAATGMMASTAEVTINAFIQMRVEKTYSAVTMTPVNLQDVVIGQVIWASCRSLIYGGMFLVIAAFFGVVQSWTVIFVPFVLLLSGFVFGLMGMIFTSLAPNRDYLNYYSVLFIRPMYMFSDIFFPVKNMPEIVQVFAWFSPLYHAVNLCRGLLLGNFEGLIMNFSWLLILGIILFYIPVIITQKKLAY; this is encoded by the coding sequence TTGTACAAGCTCTCTCCTAAATCGATATGGTATGTAATTATAAGAAATTATATGAGTTTTCGTAGGTTGTTTAAAATTTCGATATTTCCCAATCTAGTAGATCCTATTTTATTTTTGCTAGCGATGGGTATTGGATTAGGAAGTTACATAGGGGAAATTAATGGTGTTTCATATTTAATTTTTGTTACTGCCGGCTTAATTGCAGCTACAGGAATGATGGCTTCGACAGCCGAAGTGACTATAAATGCATTTATTCAGATGAGAGTGGAAAAGACGTATTCTGCGGTCACAATGACACCTGTAAATTTACAGGATGTAGTGATTGGTCAAGTTATATGGGCATCATGTAGAAGCTTAATCTATGGTGGAATGTTTTTGGTTATTGCGGCATTTTTCGGGGTTGTCCAATCTTGGACAGTAATATTCGTGCCATTTGTTCTTCTGTTATCTGGTTTTGTGTTTGGTTTAATGGGTATGATTTTTACATCCCTAGCACCTAATAGAGATTACTTAAACTATTATAGTGTTTTGTTCATAAGGCCGATGTATATGTTTTCAGATATATTTTTCCCAGTTAAAAATATGCCAGAGATAGTTCAAGTTTTTGCGTGGTTTTCTCCTTTATATCATGCTGTAAACTTATGTAGAGGTTTATTATTAGGTAACTTTGAGGGATTAATAATGAATTTCTCATGGTTATTAATACTTGGTATTATTCTATTTTATATTCCAGTGATTATTACTCAAAAGAAGTTGGCCTATTAG
- a CDS encoding collagen-like protein yields the protein MSCNEKGCKKCSKIYALPVPPKQQCICPPGPQGQPGTPGGILAYADFYALMPGDNSATVAVGADVDFPSNGPTSGTNIVRAGIDSFTLSAIGTYQVLFQVSVTEPGQLILTLNNTDLAYTVVGRATGTSQIVGMALVETTVANSILTVRNPTGNSTALTITPLAGGTRSVSAHLVITQLQ from the coding sequence ATGTCATGTAACGAAAAAGGATGTAAAAAGTGCAGTAAGATTTATGCGCTTCCCGTACCGCCAAAGCAGCAATGCATTTGTCCTCCTGGACCACAAGGGCAACCAGGAACACCTGGTGGTATATTGGCCTATGCAGATTTTTATGCATTGATGCCTGGTGATAATAGTGCAACTGTTGCTGTTGGTGCAGACGTGGATTTCCCGAGTAATGGACCTACTAGTGGAACAAATATTGTAAGGGCTGGTATCGATTCATTTACCTTGTCTGCAATTGGCACCTATCAGGTCTTGTTTCAGGTAAGTGTCACCGAACCAGGGCAATTGATTTTAACTCTCAATAATACAGATCTAGCCTATACGGTGGTTGGACGAGCAACCGGTACTTCTCAGATAGTTGGAATGGCACTTGTGGAAACGACGGTCGCCAATTCAATACTTACTGTACGAAATCCTACTGGTAATTCCACAGCTTTAACCATCACACCTCTTGCTGGGGGAACAAGGTCAGTTTCA
- a CDS encoding ThiF family adenylyltransferase has translation MKYPKIKEIHGILYLNNRIRIGSGFGYAMEIDDPENKYASLIELLNGENSIDDILKKLNNENLTAEEIIEGINSLNSEGYLEDASTEPPAILSKEELERYKVNINFFNTLSKESESKYDYQVKLKNSHVVIFGMGGIGSNICMALIELGIGKITAVDFDTVELSNLNRQLLYSTSSVGKLKTDEARKRINDFNPEIDFKAINKKISSSDEVKKILDENPCDVVVNVADFPSGYIDFWVNEACVNKNIPIFAGVVQKRFGRVYSVLPGETACYNCQYIQETNTAPGILEEFNAMQKNMYRTPNGALGPTCLFHGYFISYEIMRYLLNIDKILTYNKLFEIDFLTFESRYYDIEKNANCDVCNKVKVKL, from the coding sequence ATGAAATATCCTAAAATTAAAGAAATACATGGAATTTTGTATTTAAATAATAGAATTAGAATCGGTAGCGGCTTTGGATATGCTATGGAAATAGATGACCCGGAAAACAAGTATGCTTCATTAATCGAATTATTAAATGGTGAGAATTCTATCGATGATATTCTTAAAAAGCTTAATAACGAAAACTTGACTGCTGAAGAAATTATCGAAGGGATTAATTCTCTTAATAGTGAGGGTTATCTGGAAGATGCATCAACTGAGCCACCAGCTATATTATCAAAAGAAGAACTTGAACGTTATAAAGTAAACATTAACTTTTTTAATACGCTAAGTAAGGAAAGCGAATCTAAGTATGATTATCAAGTAAAGTTAAAGAATAGCCATGTTGTTATTTTTGGCATGGGGGGAATAGGATCCAATATATGTATGGCGTTAATAGAGTTAGGGATTGGAAAAATAACTGCGGTTGACTTTGATACAGTTGAATTGAGTAATTTAAATCGCCAACTTTTATACTCAACTTCTAGTGTAGGGAAGTTGAAAACTGATGAAGCTAGAAAGCGGATAAATGACTTTAATCCTGAAATCGATTTCAAAGCCATTAATAAAAAAATAAGCTCTTCGGATGAGGTTAAAAAAATCCTTGATGAAAATCCTTGTGATGTTGTGGTGAATGTGGCTGACTTCCCTTCTGGATATATTGATTTTTGGGTAAATGAAGCCTGTGTCAATAAAAATATTCCAATATTTGCGGGAGTAGTACAAAAAAGATTTGGAAGAGTTTATTCTGTTTTACCAGGTGAAACTGCCTGTTATAATTGCCAGTACATTCAAGAGACAAATACAGCTCCAGGGATACTTGAAGAGTTTAATGCTATGCAAAAAAATATGTATAGAACACCTAATGGAGCACTAGGTCCAACTTGTTTATTCCATGGTTATTTTATCTCTTATGAAATAATGAGGTATCTACTTAATATAGATAAAATATTAACTTATAATAAACTATTTGAAATAGATTTTTTAACTTTTGAAAGTCGTTATTATGATATTGAAAAAAATGCGAACTGTGATGTTTGTAACAAAGTAAAGGTGAAACTTTAA
- a CDS encoding ABC transporter ATP-binding protein — protein sequence MKPVLQAVNLKKCYGDFQAVKGINFSLYKDECLAILGTNGAGKTSTMKMIYSASPISGGSIQIDNLDVKSNSRDTKRIIGIVSQEDLLDLSLTVIENLIAHAICFDIPKKKAKIKAEELLEFVGLSNYLNKPIANLSGGMKRRVVLARSLINDPKIIILDEPTTGLDIQSRQIIWKKLLQLKSNGISILLTSHHMDEVEKLADRIVIIHQGEIVAEGTSKDLIEKYNFSSLEETFLFLTGHDEEAEKIVQALS from the coding sequence ATGAAGCCAGTGTTGCAAGCTGTTAACTTGAAAAAATGTTACGGCGACTTCCAGGCTGTTAAAGGAATTAATTTCAGTTTATATAAAGACGAATGTTTAGCCATTCTTGGAACAAACGGGGCTGGAAAGACTTCCACTATGAAAATGATCTATTCTGCTAGCCCAATAAGTGGAGGTTCAATTCAGATAGATAACTTAGATGTAAAGAGTAATTCAAGAGACACCAAAAGAATTATAGGTATTGTATCCCAAGAGGACTTATTAGATCTGTCGTTAACTGTTATCGAAAATCTTATTGCACATGCAATTTGTTTTGATATTCCTAAGAAGAAAGCAAAAATTAAAGCTGAAGAACTCCTAGAATTTGTGGGATTATCAAACTACTTAAATAAACCCATTGCTAATCTATCTGGAGGTATGAAACGAAGAGTTGTTCTAGCGCGTTCCTTGATAAACGACCCGAAAATTATTATTCTTGATGAGCCCACTACGGGATTAGATATCCAGTCCAGACAAATTATTTGGAAAAAGTTATTGCAACTTAAATCGAATGGGATTTCCATTCTTTTAACTTCACACCATATGGACGAAGTAGAAAAGCTGGCTGATCGAATAGTAATTATTCATCAGGGAGAGATTGTTGCTGAAGGGACCTCAAAGGATCTTATCGAAAAATATAATTTTTCGTCTCTTGAAGAAACATTCTTGTTTTTAACTGGTCACGATGAGGAGGCAGAAAAAATTGTACAAGCTCTCTCCTAA